From the Burkholderia sp. WP9 genome, the window GCGGCGGCGCGGGCGGCGCGGTGACGTCGAACCGCAGGGAGCGCACGGGCGCGATCATCGGCGGCGCGCTGGGCGGCGGTGCCGGCACCGCGGCGGGCAATGCAATGGGCGGTCGCAGCGGCGGTCTCGTCGGCGCAGCGCTGGGCGGCGGCGCCGGGTCGGCGCTCGGCGGCAACATGTCGCGCTCCAACTCGTACGCGGACGACTATTCCCGCGGCTACCGGTCGCGCAAGCATCATCACAAGCATCGGCACGACGACTGAATGGCGCGCGAACGGGCGAGTGGGCTCGCAGGCAAACTGCCTGCCCGCTCGCTGATTGCTCCGCGCAACACGTGACACACTCTGCATTGACATGGGTTCGTGCGCCGTTATCGTAAAGGCTCTTCGCAGTCGACTGCCGGCACGCTCGCTGCGGGAACACTTCACGATTTCGCCATCCTCACGGAACATAAAAACGATGCTACGAGTGTATTGCGCAGGGCCGCTGTTCAACGCAGCCGAGCGATCCGAAATGGATTCGATTGCCGCCACGCTGGAGGCTGCCGGATTGTCGACGTTTCTGCCGCATCGCGACGGGCTGGAGTTCGCGAAGCTCAAGCCGGAACTCGAGAAACTCGGCGCCTCGGTCGAAGAAGCCGTGCGCATGCTCGACCGCGCGATTTTCAGTCTGGATACGTATCAATTGCTTACGCGTTGCGATGCGGTTGTGGCCAATCTCAACGGCCGGGTCGCCGACGAGGGCACGGTTGTCGAAGCGTCGCTTGCGTGGCACGCGGACAAGCCGCTTGTTTTATTCAAAGCTGACGCACGGACCATGCTCAGCGGGTCCGATAACCCGATGCTCACCGGGTTGGGTGATTTCAAGGTGGTCGATCAACTGGCTGCGCTGCCGCAGGCCATTCTGGAAGCTGTTGCGCGCGATCGGACCCACAGGGCCGAGCAGACGTTGGAGAGCGGCGCGCAGATCGCGGCGCTTCGCGAGGGCGGCGGCGAGTTAAGTGCGCTCGCAAAGACGCTATACAGCGCTTTCAAAAAGCCATAAGGCCGATGCCTGCGTCAGCAGACGCACCGCAAAAATCCCGCTCCGCCGACTCCCCAATCGCGCCGGAAAACGCTAAGCTTCGCCCCCTCGTTGTTCCTTTCACGCCACGCCGTTTATTTTTTTGACGCGCCGTTTATTTTCATCGCCCTATGATTGGACTGCTCGTTTTTCCGCCGCAGTGGCTGGTACGCATTCACTGAGCGATTCGAAAACCCGGTAATCAATCAGCGCGCACGATGGCAAAACCATTTGAATTTCGTTGCGCGCAATAAAAATCAAACAACACCTCATGCTTCTCGCAGTTTGCGCAACAACGGTTGTAGAAACGTACTGCATGCACGGTCATGGCGCTGGCGGAAAGAGCAATTGATACCCTCAATGACTGCTTGATCACGATCACGGAGCCAACAAGTATGAAAAAGTCTTTACTCGCGGTCGCGCTCTTTGGCGCATATACAATGTCGGCGCATGCGCAAAGCAGCGTGACCCTCTACGGCCTTATCGATGCTGGATTGGTGTACACGAACAATCAGCTCGGACACAGTAATTGGCAGGAAGTGAGCAGTTCGACTCAGAACACGGTCTTCGGCCTTAAGGGCTCGGAGGATCTGGGTGGCGGCTTGCACGCGATCTTCAAACTCGAGCAAGGCTTCCTGCTGAACAACGGCGCCCAGGCATTCTCCGGTGATGGCTTCGGCTCCCAGGCATGGGTCGGCCTGCAAAGCGATCCTTACGGCACGTTGACGTTCGGCCGCCAGTTCGACGTGATGAACGACCTCGTCGGACCGCTCACGGCGGAGTTCAATACGTGGGGCGGTAACATGGCCGCGCATCCGTTCGAAAACGACAACCTCGCTGCGAATTCCGTCGTGATCAACAACTCGGTGAAGTACGCGAGCCCGACCTACCGCGGCATTACGTTCGAAACGATGTATTCGTTCAGCAACAAGGCGGGCGACTTCGGCAATAACCGTTCATATGGATTCGGCGTTTCCTATGCGCAAGGTCCGATCAATCTCGCTGCGGGCTACCTGCAACTGAACAACGCGGGCAACGGCAGTGGCGCGGTCACGTCGGGCGATACGAGCGCGAACTTCCTCGCGGAACGCCAGCGTATCTGGTCGCTAGGTGGCAATTACACATTCGGGCCGGCTACCGTCGGGCTGGTGTGGAGCCATTCTCAGATCGACAACGCAGCGGGCGTGTTCTCGTTCGGCACGGGCAGCTACCTCGGTGCGGGCGACACGTCTGTCGGATCGCTGAACGGTTCACTGCGCCTCGACAACTACGAAGTGAACGCAAAGTACGCGCTCACGCCCGCGGTGACCGTATCGGGCGCCTATACGTACACGCATGGCGCATATAACGGTTCGTCGCCGGGATGGAACACGGCCATGCTGCAAACGGACTACGCGATCAGCAAGCGCACGGACTTCTATCTGGAAGGCGTCTATCAGAACGTGCACGGCGCGCCGGCGGACTCCGTCCTGTCGCATGCGATGATCAACACGTTGTCGCCGTCGGCGACCAACACGCAGGTGGCGGTCACTGTCGGTATGCGTCACGCGTTCTAAGCAGCTTCGGATCGAGTGATTGATGAATGCGTATGCCTGGCATCTGCCGGGCATACGTCATCCTTCAGGCGCGATGCTCAAGGCCTTCGGTCGATCGGAGCGGTCCGGGTCAGCCGCGCAATCGTCCCATCTCCCATCTCCCATCTCCCACGCAGCGTTGCACCGCATGGACAAGGTTCAGCGCGACGCGTCCTGTGAATCCTCGTTCTTCGCTTCGGCCAGAATCTGCTGGATGGCCTGCTCGAAAGTTTCCACGGGTTGTCCGCCGCTCACCAGATAGCGGCGATTGAAGATAATGGCCGGCACCGACTGGATGCCCATCGCCTCGTTGTTCCGCTCCTCCGCTCGAACTTCGGCTGCGTACGTTCCGTTTTGCAATACGTCACGGGCCTCCGTGGCGTCGAGTCCTACGGATTGCGCCGCTTCGATCAGCACTTCGTGGTCGCTCGTGTCCTTGCCTTCGGAGTGGTAAGCGCGCAGCAGCGCCAGTTTGAGCGGCAACTGCTCGCCCTTGATGCCGGCCCAATGCAGCAGACGGTGCGCGTCGAAGGTGTTGTAGACGTGTTTGCGCGGGCCGAATTCGAAACCCACGCTCGCACCGCGCTCGCGGATCGCCGCCTGCGTTTCCTCGATCTGCTCCGGCGTGCGCCCATACTTCTTGCCGAGGTAGTCGACAATATTCTCGCCGTCCGGCCCCATGTGCGGATTCAACTCGAACGGATGCACGACGATGCGAGCGTCGAGCGCGTCGCCAAGGCGCGAAATCGCACGCTGGAGCGAGGAGAGGCCGATCGCGCACCACGGGCATGCGATATCGGAGACAAAATCGATGGTGAGCGCTTGTGTCATTGCGGTGTTCCTGATGGAGATGATCTATTGCGTGGCCGGCCTGATGCGAGGGCGACAGCCGCGAACAGCGTAACCCGAATCGCGGGTATTTGCAGGAGCGCACTCGTGACGGGGTGCGAGCCGGGGACTTACAATTCACCACCGCGGCGAGAGCGATTGACCACGCGAGCAACAGGGATGCCGATAAACGTCATAATCCGTCGTCTACGGCAACAACTGCTTTTCCAACGTTGAAAGGAGTTTCAAATG encodes:
- a CDS encoding porin: MKKSLLAVALFGAYTMSAHAQSSVTLYGLIDAGLVYTNNQLGHSNWQEVSSSTQNTVFGLKGSEDLGGGLHAIFKLEQGFLLNNGAQAFSGDGFGSQAWVGLQSDPYGTLTFGRQFDVMNDLVGPLTAEFNTWGGNMAAHPFENDNLAANSVVINNSVKYASPTYRGITFETMYSFSNKAGDFGNNRSYGFGVSYAQGPINLAAGYLQLNNAGNGSGAVTSGDTSANFLAERQRIWSLGGNYTFGPATVGLVWSHSQIDNAAGVFSFGTGSYLGAGDTSVGSLNGSLRLDNYEVNAKYALTPAVTVSGAYTYTHGAYNGSSPGWNTAMLQTDYAISKRTDFYLEGVYQNVHGAPADSVLSHAMINTLSPSATNTQVAVTVGMRHAF
- a CDS encoding nucleoside 2-deoxyribosyltransferase encodes the protein MGSCAVIVKALRSRLPARSLREHFTISPSSRNIKTMLRVYCAGPLFNAAERSEMDSIAATLEAAGLSTFLPHRDGLEFAKLKPELEKLGASVEEAVRMLDRAIFSLDTYQLLTRCDAVVANLNGRVADEGTVVEASLAWHADKPLVLFKADARTMLSGSDNPMLTGLGDFKVVDQLAALPQAILEAVARDRTHRAEQTLESGAQIAALREGGGELSALAKTLYSAFKKP
- a CDS encoding DsbA family oxidoreductase, yielding MTQALTIDFVSDIACPWCAIGLSSLQRAISRLGDALDARIVVHPFELNPHMGPDGENIVDYLGKKYGRTPEQIEETQAAIRERGASVGFEFGPRKHVYNTFDAHRLLHWAGIKGEQLPLKLALLRAYHSEGKDTSDHEVLIEAAQSVGLDATEARDVLQNGTYAAEVRAEERNNEAMGIQSVPAIIFNRRYLVSGGQPVETFEQAIQQILAEAKNEDSQDASR